The following are encoded in a window of Panicum virgatum strain AP13 chromosome 5N, P.virgatum_v5, whole genome shotgun sequence genomic DNA:
- the LOC120674683 gene encoding berberine bridge enzyme-like Cyn d 4, with the protein MPGPSWPLESCHSEPPPQLRRQIRRSGPPLAAIAAPPVATAAAAQPEPPPQPRRAPPAELLQGRRTSASAGFLLGRCAEPRRAALLGSSVAAGPSAGAGVLRGVERLGRGRGRRRAERRAGVLRGRAQPPTPPRPPLRAPPPAPPQPPYIHQVDLHAMGERRDGEKIEEMCRGEIREWGWFAADKKRKRGPLWRRDFSIFLGAVLSFQTTSLSSASSIGIDASFLSCLSADIPPRLVHTPATNSYDALLLSSVRNLRYALPGTARPVVIVAATEPAHVQTTILCGRRHSVRIRTRSGGHDYEGLSYASLDPRQRFAVLDLAELRAIHIDTARAEAWVGSGASLGELYYAVGAASRTLAFPDGSCPTVCVGGHLIGGGFGSLARKYGLSADNVLDAVVVDAQGRLLNRSTMGEDHFWAIRGGGGESFGVVLSWKVRLVRVPETVTVFGIRRFRNQSAVGLITRWQDIAPALPWDLYLRVLVQNPQADFVALFLGRCGRLARIMQRRFPELGMTRADCQEISWVQSTIFIEFFTTAKPLEVLLDRSNKPGYYLKVKSDHVQEAIPRHAWESIWAKWLDEPGTPPIMLDPYGGRMGSISPSATPFPHRNYLYQLQVYSFWFENGTEALEKRISWVRGVHEELEPYVSRNPRAVYVNYRDLDLGTNGLENNVTSYEKAKVWGEKYFKGNFKRLAAVKRKVDPDDFFRNEQSIPPLPAAAKG; encoded by the exons ATGCCCGGGCCGTCCTGGCCACTAGAGTCGTGCCACTCGGAGCCACCACCGCAGCTGCGCCGCCAGATCCGCAGGTCCGGGCCGCCCCTGGCCGCCATAGCCGCGCCGCCAGTAGCCACCGCCGCAGCTGCGCAGCCGGAGCCACCACCGCAGCCGCGCCGAGCACCCCCCGCTGAGCTCCTCCAAGGCCGCCGCACGAGCGCATCCGCCGGGTTCCTCCTGGGCCGCTGTGCCGAGCCGCGCCGAGCAGCCCTGCTGGGCTCCTCCGTGGCCGCCGGTCCGAGTGCCGGGGCCGGGGTCCTCCGCGGCGTCGAGCGCTTGGGCCGGggtcggggccgccgccgcgccgagcgccGGGCCGGTGTCCTCCGCGGCCGAGCGCAGCCGCcaactcctccgcggccgccgctccgaGCACCACCGCCGGCTCCTCCGCAGCCGCCCTACATCCACCAGGTCGACCTCCATGccatgggagagaggagagatgggGAGAAGATAGAAGAGATGTGCAGAGGAGAGATAAGAGAGTGGGGATGGTTTGCTGCAgataagaagagaaagagaggaCCACTCTGGCGCCGCgacttttcaatttttttgggggCGG TCCTCTCCTTCCAAACAACGTCGTTGTCTTCGGCTTCTTCCATCGGCATCGATGCATCATTCCTCAGCTGCCTCTCCGCAGACATCCCGCCTCGCCTCGTCCACACCCCAGCAACCAACTCCTACGATGCGCTCCTTCTCTCCTCCGTCCGGAACCTCCGTTACGCGTTGCCAGGCACCGCGAGGCCCGTTGTGATCGTTGCGGCCACCGAGCCCGCCCATGTGCAGACCACTATTCTCTGTGGCCGCCGCCATAGCGTCCGCATCCGCACGCGGAGCGGCGGCCACGACTACGAGGGCCTCTCCTACGCCTCCCTCGACCCGCGCCAGCGGTTCGCTGTGCTCGACCTCGCCGAGCTCCGCGCGATCCACATCGACACAGCACGAGCCGAGGCCTGGGTCGGGTCAGGCGCCTCCCTCGGCGAACTCTACTACGCCGTCGGCGCTGCCAGCCGCACGTTGGCGTTCCCCGACGGCTCCTGCCCCACCGTTTGCGTCGGCGGCCACCTGATCGGCGGCGGGTTCGGCTCGCTGGCGCGCAAGTACGGCCTTTCCGCAGACAACGTCCTTGACGCCGTGGTCGTGGACGCCCAGGGGAGGCTACTGAACAGAAGCACCATGGGGGAGGACCACTTCTGGGCCatccggggtggcggcggcgagagcttCGGCGTGGTCCTGTCCTGGAAGGTGCGGCTCGTGCGCGTGCCCGAAACCGTAACCGTGTTCGGCATCCGGCGGTTCAGAAACCAGTCCGCCGTCGGCCTCATCACCAGATGGCAAGACATCGCGCCGGCGCTTCCCTGGGACCTGTACCTCCGCGTCCTCGTGCAGAACCCGCAGGCGGACTTCGTGGCCCTGTTCCTCGGCCGGTGCGGTCGCCTCGCCCGCATCATGCAGCGTCGCTTCCCAGAACTTGGGATGACACGAGCGGACTGCCAGGAGATAAGCTGGGTCCAATCCACCATCTTCATCGAGTTCTTCACGACCGCCAAACCACTCGAGGTGCTCCTGGACAGGAGCAACAAGCCAGGCTACTACCTCAAGGTGAAGTCCGACCACGTGCAGGAAGCCATCCCAAGGCACGCGTGGGAGAGCATATGGGCCAAGTGGCTAGACGAGCCCGGGACGCCGCCGATCATGCTGGATCCCTACGGCGGCCGGATGGGCAGCATCTCGCCGTCGGCGACGCCGTTCCCGCACCGGAACTACCTCTACCAGCTCCAGGTCTACTCGTTCTGGTTCGAGAATGGGACAGAAGCACTGGAGAAGCGGATCAGCTGGGTCAGGGGAGTGCACGAGGAGCTGGAGCCGTACGTGTCCAGGAACCCAAGAGCTGTGTATGTGAACTACAGGGACTTGGACCTGGGGACGAATGGATTGGAGAATAACGTGACCAGCTACGAGAAGGCCAAAGTTTGGGGGGAGAAGTATTTCAAGGGTAATTTCAAGAGGTTGGCCGCCGTGAAGAGAAAGGTGGATCCTGATGATTTCTTCAGGAATGAGCAGAGCATCCCTCCCCTTCCAGCAGCAGCTAAAGGGTAG